The following proteins are co-located in the Trichomycterus rosablanca isolate fTriRos1 chromosome 14, fTriRos1.hap1, whole genome shotgun sequence genome:
- the LOC134327089 gene encoding putative methyltransferase NSUN7 — translation MSSLKTSSVCTSSPPSHPLRTISVEVRFRPARSDTPGVPTVPQGFPDRVYVLAADIFQEAQEEKTSDRSHARHSHIDSGKVSGTDLGQRQIELLAYELTFNTLKFQELLEEMLTDSCFHSSQQTPDDLMPLVLVMLYDLQDRKFQPREAGTEGGVCVGDVREVEESLHRFRTKLAASLARYRIKQDLVCVEDVLPPSVKEKHQRKPKLPVCAWVNTLKTSVEEACMKLKVEGFVQVDSLVHLDGRVFCKDSHCPDVLLFPHHARKHLERTAVFMDHTLIIQEKSRCLAACALRPFLAPNTDVLIVGFFSAHTVAHVAVQASVHSSSVHVCGLSDDHWEELQSTLSCIGCKNVHRLSEEFSDLTESDQRIQKVQVILLLPRCTTTGLSDPTTHIVDEDGDRDLLVSLSQGTTSHTKLKSLVRQQRRDLGRALTFPRVKTVVYCTCSVYPEENEQLIRKVLRNAAVNPKARPFRIVPTGWSDETEKFFRLQESKTTDGCFLCVLKREESADTVQDILVRAAAKGLLAGLTVPEKPKQVKSKETRRKKTRAAPPVLRPLTTPGPASPPNPHSAPDSPSEPLSPDTDDPRYTLDSRDPDQPSAHPNHDRPPQDDGPHKGASEATNRPAKGEPKARKRSRRVKVKRKGATLRSNTHGSKSSANKVSSSKAV, via the exons ATGTCATCCTTGAAGACCTCGTCCGTCTGTACGTCTTCACCTCCCTCACACCCACTCAGAACCATCTCGGTGGAGGTGCGCTTCAGGCCTGCCAGGAGCGACACGCCCGGCGTTCCCACCGTACCTCAGGGATTTCCCGACCGCGTGTACGTGCTCGCGGCCGACATCTTCCAGGAGGCCCAGGAGGAGAAAACGTCCGATCGCAGCCACGCCCGTCACTCCCACATCGACTCTGGGAAGGTATCCGGGACTGATTTGGGTCAGAGGCAGATCGAGCTCTTGGCCTACGAGCTGACATTCAACACCCTGAAGT TCCAGGAGCTGCTGGAGGAGATGCTGACTGACAGCTGCTTCCACAGCTCTCAACAAACG cCTGATGACCTGATGCCCCTTGTGCTGGTCATGCTGTATGACCTCCAGGACAGGAAGTTCCAGCCCAGAGAGGCAGGAACAGAAGGAGGCGTCTGTGTAGGTGATGTGAGGGAGGTAGAGGAGAGTCTTCACAG gttcAGGACTAAGCTTGCAGCCTCTCTGGCTCGATACAGAATAAAACAGGACCTGGTGTGTGTTGAGGACGTCCTGCCACCGAGTGTGAAGGAAAAGCACCAGAGGAAACCAAAACTACCCGTCTGTGCCTGGGTCAACACCCTCAagaccag TGTAGAGGAAGCCTGTATGAAGCTGAAGGTCGAGGGATTCGTCCAGGTGGATTCACTCGTTCATCTGGACGGTCGTGTGTTCTGTAAGGACTCACACTGTCCTGATGTTCTCCTGTTCCCTCACCACGCCCGAAAACATCTGGAGAGGACCGCAGTGTTCATGGATCACACACTGATAATACAG GAGAAGTCCAGATGTTTAGCCGCGTGTGCTTTACGACCCTTCCTGGCTCCAAACACTGACGTTTTAATCGTGGGGTTCTTCTCGGCTCACACCGTGGCTCACGTGGCTGTCCAGGCTTCTGTCCATTCCTCCAGCGTCCACGTCTGCGGCCTCTCTGATGACCACTGGGAGGAGCTACAGTCCACGCTCTCCTGCATCGGCTGCAAAA ATGTGCACCGGCTGTCCGAGGAGTTCAGTGATTTGACCGAAAGTGACCAGCGCATCCAGAAGGTCCAGGTCATTCTTCTGCTGCCCCGCTGTACGACCACAGGTCTCAGTGACCCCACCACTCATATAGTCGATGAGGACGGAG ACCGAGACCTGCTGGTCAGTTTATCTCAGGGAACGACGTCACACACCAAACTGAAATCGCTGGTCAGACAACAGAGGCGAGACCTCGGCCGGGCACTGACCT TTCCCAGGGTGAAGACTGTGGTGTACTGCACATGCTCCGTGTATCCAGAGGAGAACGAGCAGCTGATCAGGAAGGTGCTGAGGAACGCTGCAGTGAATCCAAAAGCACGGCCGttcag GATCGTTCCTACAGGATGGAGCGACGAGACAGAGAAGTTCTTCAGACTGCAGGAATCCAAGACCACCGACGGCTGCTTCCTGTGTGTGTTAAAGCGCGAG gaatcAGCAGATACGGTACAGGACATACTGGTACGTGCAGCAGCTAAAGGTCTCCTGGCTGGACTCACCGTTCCTGAAAAACCAAAGCAGGTCAAAAGTAAAGAGAccaggagaaaaaaaacaagagcaGCCCCGCCCGTCCTTCGTCCCCTCACAACTCCTGGCCCTGCATCACCCCCGAACCCACATAGTGCCCCCGACAGTCCCTCTGAACCTCTCTCTCCTGACACTGATGACCCCAGGTACACCCTGGACTCCAGAGACCCAGACCAGCCTTCAGCTCATCCTAACCACGATCGTCCACCTCAGGACGATGGTCCACACAAAGGGGCGTCCGAAGCTACGAATCGTCCAGCGAAGGGTGAACCCAAAGCTCGGAAACGCAGCCGGCGGGTGAAGGTCAAGCGCAAGGGAGCAACTCTGAGGTCAAACACCCACGGGTCAAAATCATCAGCCAATAAAGTGTCCAGCAGTAAAGCTGTATGA
- the mettl14 gene encoding N6-adenosine-methyltransferase non-catalytic subunit gives MDSRLQEIRERQKLRRQLLAQQLGAESADTIGAVLNSKQELKEIEETRETCRASFDTTVPSSKKKCLNEGEDADEDVEEQREDVEPQQQEESGPFEEVYKDSSTFLKGTQSLNPHNDYCQHFVDTGHRPQNFIRDVGLADRFEEYPKLRELIRLKDELISTTNTPPMYLQADMDTFDLRDLKCKFDVILLEPPLEEYYRESGIIASERFWTWDDIMKLEIDEISALRSFVFLWCGSGEGLDLGRMCLRKWGFRRCEDICWIKTNKNNPGKTKTLDPKAVFQRTKEHCLMGIKGTVRRSTDGDFIHANVDIDLIITEEPEMGNIEKPVEIFHIIEHFCLGRRRLHLFGRDSTIRPGWLTVGPTLTNSNFNAELYSSYFTSSHLSGCTEDIERLRPKSPPPKADGGRGAPRGGRGGVPGGRGERGRDRSRAGFRGDRGGFRGRGLPHRGFPPR, from the exons ATGGACAGTCGTTTGCAGGAGATACGAGAGAGGCAGAAGCTGAGGCGGCAGCTTCTTGCACAGCAG CTCGGTGCAGAAAGTGCAGACACCATCGGCGCCGTTCTTAACAGCAAGCAGGAGCTAAAAGAGATCGAGGAAACCAGAGAGACCTGCAG AGCGTCGTTCGACACAACAGTACCCAGCTCTAAAAAGAAATGCCTAAACGAAGGTGAAGATGCTGATGAGGACGTGGAGGAACAGAGG GAGGACGTTGAGCCGCAGCAGCAGGAGGAAAGCGGCCCGTTCGAAGAGGTCTACAAGGACTCCAGCACCTTTCTGAAG GGCACCCAGAGTCTGAACCCTCATAATGATTACTGCCAGCATTTCGTGGACACCGGTCACCGGCCGCAGAACTTCATCAGGGACGTTG GCTTGGCCGATCGATTTGAGGAGTATCCTAAACTCCGAGAGCTCATCCGACTCAAAGACGAGCTCATCTCCACGACCAACACTCCTCCCAT GTACCTGCAGGCCGACATGGACACGTTCGATCTGAGGGATCTGAAGTGTAAATTCGACGTGATCCTGCTGGAGCCTCCGTTAGAGGAGTACTACAGGGAGTCGGGAATCATCGCCAGCGAGCGCTTCTGGACCTGGGACGAC ATCATGAAGCTGGAGATCGATGAGATTTCTGCCCTGCGCTCTTTCGTCTTTCTCTGGTGTGGCTCGGGCGAGGGGCTGGATCTGGGCAGGATG TGTTTAAGGAAGTGGGGTTTTAGGAGATGTGAGGACATCTGCTGGATCAAAACCAACAAGAACAACCCGGGCAAGACTAAAACTCTGGACCCTAAAGCAGTCTTCCAACGGACCAAG gaGCACTGCCTGATGGGTATTAAGGGCACGGTGCGGCGCAGCACCGACGGTGACTTCATCCACGCCAACGTGGACATCGACCTGATCATCACAGAGGAGCCGGAGATGGGAAACATCGAGAAGCCGGTGGAGATCTTTCACATCATCGAGCATTTCTGCCTGGGGCGTCGACGCCTGCACCTGTTCGGCCGCGATAGCACCATCCGCCcag GCTGGCTGACCGTCGGACCCACCCTGACCAACAGCAACTTTAACGCTGAACTCTACTCCTCCTACTTCACCTCCTCACACCTGTCCGGCTGCACCGAGGACATCGAGAGGCTCCGGCCCAAATCCCCGCCGCCCAAGGCCGATGGGGGCAGAGGGGCTCCCCGCGGTGGGCGGGGCGGTGTGCCGGGTGGGCGGGGCGAGCGCGGGCGGGACAGGAGCCGGGCCGGCTTCCGCGGGGACCGCGGCGGGTTCAGGGGCCGCGGCTTACCCCATCGAGGCTTTCCTCCCCGGTAG
- the fgg gene encoding fibrinogen gamma chain gives MRALLPSVASVLLLLMLTSAQRGDFSVNPDQCNKNDGFGQYCPTTCGVADYLHNYKPGVMNDLRYMDELLQEINNLTKGAQDKVVYLKDTEKQTLKSSPDTYIQKSSSMLDDALRFEKSIVSQQEQIYELQQMLAANEKRMLDLKQLSFQLEQKCKASCKDTVEIQTTTGKDCQDIANKGAKVSGLYYVKPARATSAFLVYCEIDTFGRGWTVLQRRRDGSVNFNRNWIPYKQGFGYLSPDDSTEFWLGNEKIHLLSVQSSIPYVLRIEMVDWEGVKKHADYAMFKVGPEADQYRLTYAYYFGGEAGDSFEGFDFGDDASDKFLTSHNGMQFSTSDRDNDKFDGNCAKQDGSGWWMNRCHAAHLNGKYYAGGKYTKKDAGEHGFDNGIIWATWHSRWYSLKQTTMKIIPINRINAGGQQGGIEQLGKGDFPTR, from the exons ATGAGAGCTTTACTACCCAGCGTCGCCTCTGTACTGCTACTGCTAATGCTAACATCGGCG CAAAGAGGAGATTTCTCTGTAAACCCGGATCAGTGTAACAAAAACGATGGATTC GGGCAGTACTGTCCCACCACGTGTGGTGTAGCAGATTATCTCCATAATTACAAGCCGGGCGTGATGAACGACCTGAGGTACATGGACGAGCTTCTGCAGGAGATCAACAACCTCACCAAGGGCgcccaggataaagtggtgtaCCTGAAGGACACGGAGAAACAAACGCTCAAGTCCTCACCAG acacGTACATCCAGAAATCATCCAGCATGCTGGACGACGCGCTCCGCTTCGAGAAAAGCATCGTCAGCCAGCAAGAACAAATCTA cgAGTTACAGCAGATGTTAGCGGCTAATGAGAAGCGCATGCTGGATCTGAAGCAGTTGTCGTTTCAGCTGGAGCAGAAATGTAAAGCATCATGTAAAGACACGGTGGAGATACAAACCACCACCGGCAAAG ATTGTCAGGATATTGCTAATAAAGGAGCTAAAGTGAGTGGATTGTACTACGTGAAACCTGCCCGAGCCACCTCAGCTTTCCTCGTCTACTGTGAGATCGACACATTCGGTCGTGGATGGACGGTGCTGCAGAGG AGACGTGACGGCAGCGTGAACTTCAACAGGAACTGGATCCCATATAAGCAAGGATTCGGGTACCTCTCACCTGACGACTCCACCGAATTCTGGCTGGGGAATGAGAAGATCCACCTGCTCTCGGTCCAGTCCTCAATCCCTTACGTGCTCCGGATTGAGATGGTGGACTGGGAGGGCGTCAAAAA ACACGCCGACTACGCCATGTTCAAAGTGGGTCCGGAGGCCGACCAGTACCGCCTGACCTACGCGTACTATTTCGGAGGAGAAGCCGGCGACTCCTTCGAGGGCTTCGACTTCGGCGATGACGCCAGTGACAAATTCCTCACGTCTCACAACGGCATGCAGTTCAGCACGTCCGACAGAGACAACGATAAGTTCGACGGGAACTGCGCTAAGCAGGACGGGTCCGGGTGGTGGATGAACCGGTGCCACGCTGCCCATCTGAACGGGAAATATTACGCCG GTGGCAAGTACACCAAGAAGGACGCCGGTGAGCACGGCTTCGACAACGGCATCATCTGGGCTACGTGGCACAGCCGCTGGTACTCGCTGAAGCAGACCACCATGAAGATCATACCCATCAACAGGATTAACGCAGGGGGGCAGCAGGGGGGTATCGAACAGCTGGGAAAAGGAGACTTTCCAACACGCTAA